Proteins encoded in a region of the Clostridium butyricum genome:
- a CDS encoding MazG-like family protein, producing MKKDNFNIMKNIKIIEDLKAQLLCIIGEFFRLLTKGNNVAKDAILECVSGAIIILYVLGEKLGYPFEDIDKTMKTKLDLGIRAEDQVEKEGKSLSRLKRYISGNRTD from the coding sequence ATGAAAAAGGATAATTTTAATATAATGAAAAACATTAAAATTATAGAAGACTTGAAGGCACAACTTCTTTGTATAATAGGAGAGTTTTTCAGATTACTTACTAAGGGTAATAATGTAGCTAAAGATGCTATATTGGAGTGTGTTTCAGGTGCTATAATAATTTTATATGTATTAGGTGAAAAACTTGGATATCCATTTGAAGACATAGATAAAACTATGAAAACAAAGTTAGACTTAGGAATCAGAGCAGAGGATCAAGTTGAAAAGGAAGGTAAGAGTTTAAGTAGACTAAAACGT
- the rpsR gene encoding 30S ribosomal protein S18 — protein MSREENNNRRPGGRMRRSRKKVCAFCVDKAEFIDYKDINKLRKYVTERGKILPRRISGTCAKHQRELTTSIKRARNIALLPFTTE, from the coding sequence ATGAGCAGAGAAGAAAACAACAATAGAAGACCAGGCGGTAGAATGAGAAGATCTAGAAAGAAAGTTTGTGCTTTCTGTGTAGATAAAGCTGAATTCATCGATTACAAAGATATAAATAAGTTAAGAAAGTATGTTACTGAAAGAGGTAAGATACTTCCAAGAAGAATCTCTGGAACATGTGCTAAGCACCAAAGAGAATTAACAACTTCAATCAAGAGAGCTAGAAACATAGCATTATTACCATTTACAACTGAGTAA
- a CDS encoding single-stranded DNA-binding protein: MNKVVLIGRLTKDPELRFTPGTGAAVTTLTLAVDRYNPKTGQNEADFIPVVIWGKQAESTANYMSKGGQVAISGRIQTRSYDAKDGTKRYVTEVVADQFGGVQFLGSKGSNSSNNSFGASNEYSAPTNDIFGGGNFEEDITPVDDGDMPF; this comes from the coding sequence ATGAACAAAGTAGTTTTAATCGGAAGATTAACTAAAGATCCAGAACTAAGGTTTACGCCAGGAACTGGAGCTGCAGTAACGACTTTAACATTAGCAGTTGATAGGTATAACCCAAAGACTGGCCAGAATGAAGCTGATTTTATTCCTGTAGTAATATGGGGTAAACAGGCTGAAAGTACTGCAAATTACATGAGTAAGGGTGGCCAAGTGGCTATCAGCGGTAGAATTCAAACCAGAAGTTATGATGCTAAAGACGGAACTAAGAGATATGTTACTGAAGTAGTAGCAGATCAATTTGGTGGAGTTCAATTCCTTGGAAGCAAGGGAAGTAATTCATCAAACAATAGTTTTGGCGCAAGCAATGAATATTCAGCACCAACAAATGATATATTTGGTGGTGGAAACTTTGAAGAGGATATAACTCCTGTTGATGACGGAGATATGCCTTTCTAA
- the rpsF gene encoding 30S ribosomal protein S6, whose product MRKYETIFILNPSFDEETVKANIEKFKGVIENGGGTVENVDFWGKRKLAYEIAKVNEGYYTLVNFTAGTELPRELDRIFRITDGVIRHIIVNEQA is encoded by the coding sequence ATGAGAAAATACGAAACTATATTCATATTAAACCCATCATTCGATGAAGAAACTGTTAAAGCTAACATCGAAAAGTTTAAGGGTGTTATAGAAAATGGTGGAGGTACAGTAGAAAACGTTGATTTTTGGGGTAAGAGAAAGCTTGCTTACGAAATCGCAAAAGTAAACGAAGGTTACTATACATTAGTTAACTTTACTGCTGGTACAGAATTACCTAGAGAATTAGATAGAATATTCAGAATCACTGATGGTGTTATCAGACATATCATCGTTAATGAACAAGCGTAA
- a CDS encoding DUF951 domain-containing protein — translation MVENFNLGDIVQMKKQHPCGTYEFEIIRVGADIKIKCTGCGRIVMIPRSKFVKGAKKIVVEAEK, via the coding sequence ATGGTAGAGAATTTTAATCTTGGAGATATAGTACAAATGAAAAAGCAACATCCATGTGGTACTTATGAATTTGAAATAATCAGAGTTGGCGCTGATATAAAAATTAAATGTACCGGATGTGGAAGAATTGTAATGATTCCTAGAAGTAAATTTGTAAAAGGTGCAAAAAAAATAGTAGTTGAAGCAGAAAAATAA
- a CDS encoding mechanosensitive ion channel family protein codes for MHGINYLVHLSLDKTELEIGKVIISLEDFEVVFNKGIKIISIVIIMYLSIKIGKYLIKKAVDKQVKSNAALSLDPQRAKTLGGVMKSILKYSVYFLGITSILSVLFGGISFTFASIGGVALGLGSQSLIKDFINGFFILFEDQFGIGDYVTIGNFSGIVQTIGIRTTIIKDFTGDIHSIPNGMISEVTNHSRGNTRFIVDVDIAYEEDIDNAINAIKECCDKFQKEHEDFINEPIEVSGVSALAASSVTIRTVGRTKPLTQWKMENELRKAIKITLDENGIEIPYPKTQLININSDKGEF; via the coding sequence GTGCATGGTATAAATTATCTAGTACATTTGTCATTAGATAAGACTGAGCTTGAAATAGGAAAAGTAATTATAAGTCTTGAAGATTTTGAGGTAGTGTTTAATAAGGGTATAAAAATTATCTCAATAGTAATTATTATGTATTTATCAATAAAGATAGGAAAATACTTAATAAAAAAAGCAGTAGATAAACAAGTGAAGAGTAATGCCGCATTATCATTAGATCCACAAAGAGCTAAAACCCTTGGTGGGGTTATGAAAAGTATATTAAAGTATTCTGTATATTTTTTAGGAATTACAAGTATTTTGTCAGTGCTCTTTGGTGGAATATCCTTTACCTTTGCAAGCATAGGTGGAGTTGCATTGGGACTTGGATCTCAAAGTTTGATAAAGGATTTTATCAATGGATTTTTTATATTATTTGAGGACCAATTTGGTATTGGGGATTATGTTACAATAGGAAATTTCAGTGGAATTGTTCAAACAATAGGAATAAGGACTACTATTATAAAAGATTTTACAGGTGATATTCATTCAATTCCTAATGGTATGATTTCAGAAGTAACTAATCATTCAAGGGGTAATACACGATTTATAGTTGATGTTGATATAGCTTATGAAGAAGATATAGATAATGCTATAAATGCTATAAAAGAATGCTGCGATAAATTTCAAAAAGAACATGAAGATTTTATTAATGAACCTATAGAAGTATCAGGGGTATCAGCATTAGCTGCTTCTAGTGTTACAATAAGAACAGTTGGAAGAACGAAACCATTAACTCAATGGAAGATGGAAAATGAGCTTAGGAAAGCAATAAAAATAACATTAGACGAAAATGGGATAGAAATACCATATCCAAAAACTCAATTAATAAATATTAATTCTGATAAGGGGGAATTTTAA
- a CDS encoding DUF3343 domain-containing protein translates to MNYYIVVFKNTHDAMSAEKKLNELNYKFRIMPTPTSITMSCGICVRMDDKEHIDSILKNNIIEYKNIYFKEENGYIVVE, encoded by the coding sequence ATGAATTACTATATTGTGGTTTTTAAAAATACACATGATGCCATGTCAGCAGAAAAAAAGTTAAATGAATTAAATTACAAATTCAGAATAATGCCGACTCCAACGTCGATAACTATGAGCTGTGGTATATGTGTAAGAATGGATGATAAGGAACATATCGATTCAATATTAAAGAATAATATAATAGAGTATAAGAATATCTATTTTAAGGAAGAAAACGGATATATTGTTGTTGAGTAG
- a CDS encoding LysE family translocator has translation MFSLLTICKAIFIGFLTGFTASIPLGPSGLESVNRSMSKGFREGFKVSLGAVSADLLYIVIINLGLFTLLSKHRNFQSIFWIVSGVILILFNRLSFTDSKKKTDSKNLLNKYTSNGFVTGFLITFVNPTTPSLWIALSTTVLSVWRYHGRIYFLTSVSSMMIGSITWFCLLNILVSKGVRKLKSDYTKTTSKLLNYFLMILGISFIILGIFKFIK, from the coding sequence ATGTTTTCATTATTGACTATATGCAAAGCTATATTCATAGGATTTCTTACAGGATTTACAGCCTCAATTCCCTTAGGTCCTTCTGGTCTTGAATCTGTTAACAGGTCAATGTCTAAAGGATTCAGGGAAGGGTTCAAAGTATCTTTAGGTGCTGTTTCTGCTGATCTTTTATATATAGTTATTATAAATTTAGGTTTATTTACATTATTGAGCAAGCATCGTAATTTTCAAAGTATATTTTGGATTGTATCAGGAGTCATTCTAATTCTATTTAATCGTCTGTCATTCACAGATAGCAAAAAGAAAACTGACTCTAAAAATCTATTAAATAAATATACATCAAATGGATTTGTGACTGGTTTTTTAATTACTTTTGTAAATCCAACAACACCTTCTTTATGGATTGCACTAAGTACTACTGTTTTGAGTGTTTGGAGATATCATGGAAGAATATATTTTTTAACATCGGTATCTTCAATGATGATTGGAAGTATAACTTGGTTTTGCTTACTCAACATATTAGTAAGTAAAGGTGTTCGAAAATTAAAATCTGATTACACTAAAACAACATCAAAATTATTAAATTATTTTTTAATGATTCTCGGAATATCTTTCATTATTTTAGGAATATTTAAATTTATAAAATAA
- a CDS encoding aminotransferase class V-fold PLP-dependent enzyme, whose translation MDVYLDNSSTTFPKPKQVIDGMYNYMLNVGGNAGRGNYTNTLQSNRFLYEAREIVSDFFGFSSPSNVIFTNNVTTSLNMLIKGLIKQGDHVLTSSMEHNSVLRPLINCKELLNINLDIIDADEFGFINVSDFRSKITSDTKLVVLTQASNVTGSIQNIAEVGKICKEKNVFFIVDSSQGAGVLELNINSVNANAIAFTGHKSLLGPQGIGGFIIDDKLNDSCKSILHGGTGSLSYSLDQPDFLPDKFECGTHNMPGIVGLSEGIKFINSTGLKTIYEHNHYLINYLLDGLQNIKDIIIYGDSTGKNITTCISINMKSLDSSELGYLLENSGIKTRCGLHCAPLAHKTIGSYPSGTVRLSVSYFNKKEEIDFTLKTLNKISLNK comes from the coding sequence ATGGACGTTTATTTAGATAATTCTTCTACCACCTTTCCAAAACCAAAGCAAGTAATTGATGGTATGTATAACTACATGTTAAATGTTGGTGGTAATGCCGGAAGAGGTAATTATACAAATACTCTTCAAAGTAATCGATTTTTATATGAAGCACGTGAAATTGTAAGTGACTTTTTTGGTTTTTCGTCACCTAGTAATGTTATTTTTACAAACAACGTTACAACTTCATTAAATATGTTAATAAAAGGACTAATTAAGCAAGGAGACCACGTTCTAACATCTTCTATGGAACACAATTCCGTTTTACGTCCTCTTATAAACTGTAAAGAACTATTAAATATAAATCTCGATATAATTGATGCTGATGAATTTGGATTTATTAACGTTTCAGATTTTAGATCTAAAATAACATCTGATACAAAATTAGTAGTATTGACCCAAGCTTCAAATGTAACTGGATCAATTCAGAATATAGCCGAAGTCGGTAAAATCTGTAAAGAAAAAAATGTATTTTTTATTGTAGATTCATCACAAGGAGCTGGTGTTCTAGAACTTAACATAAATTCTGTAAATGCTAACGCTATTGCTTTTACCGGACATAAAAGCCTTCTTGGGCCTCAAGGAATCGGAGGATTCATAATTGATGACAAATTAAACGACTCTTGTAAAAGTATATTACATGGCGGAACAGGAAGCTTATCCTATTCTTTAGATCAACCTGATTTTCTTCCTGATAAATTTGAATGCGGAACTCATAATATGCCAGGTATTGTTGGTCTATCAGAAGGTATAAAATTCATAAATTCTACAGGATTAAAAACAATATATGAACATAATCATTATCTTATAAATTATTTACTAGATGGTCTACAAAATATAAAAGATATAATAATTTACGGTGATTCAACTGGTAAAAACATAACTACTTGTATTTCAATAAATATGAAATCTTTGGATTCCTCTGAGCTTGGTTATTTACTAGAAAATAGTGGTATAAAAACACGATGTGGTCTTCATTGTGCTCCATTAGCTCATAAAACCATCGGAAGTTATCCAAGTGGTACCGTGAGATTAAGTGTTAGCTATTTCAATAAAAAAGAAGAAATTGACTTTACACTAAAAACTTTAAATAAAATATCACTAAATAAATAG
- the yyaC gene encoding spore protease YyaC, whose amino-acid sequence MCDNFSVDSSLPTAYIKIKEYLTKELKSIVNNRPIVILCIGTDRSTGDSLGPIIGYKLKHLSVDNIYIYGTLENPVHAKNLSNILEKISCYFSNPYIIAIDSCLGSLTNIGKIFIKKGPLHPGLALNKDLPPIGEMNITGIVNISGSFEFLVLQNTRLYTVMNLADSISRGIYHFALDNKDTTSDNIISLH is encoded by the coding sequence ATGTGTGATAATTTTTCTGTTGATTCATCTTTACCAACTGCTTATATAAAAATAAAAGAATACTTAACAAAAGAATTGAAATCAATAGTTAACAACCGCCCCATTGTAATTTTGTGCATCGGTACGGATAGATCTACCGGAGATTCATTAGGTCCTATTATTGGATATAAATTAAAACATCTTTCAGTTGATAATATTTATATCTATGGGACTTTAGAAAACCCAGTCCATGCAAAAAATCTTTCTAATATTCTAGAAAAAATAAGCTGCTACTTTTCAAATCCTTATATTATTGCAATTGATTCTTGTTTGGGATCATTAACTAACATCGGAAAAATATTTATAAAAAAAGGTCCTTTACACCCTGGATTAGCTTTAAACAAGGATCTTCCCCCTATTGGTGAGATGAATATAACTGGAATTGTTAATATTTCTGGAAGTTTTGAATTTTTAGTTTTACAAAATACTAGACTTTATACAGTAATGAATCTGGCAGATTCTATTTCTAGAGGTATTTACCATTTTGCACTTGATAATAAAGATACAACTTCTGATAACATTATTTCTCTACATTAA
- a CDS encoding DUF4446 family protein encodes MEALINSINEFMPYIIIGMAVIIVLLFIIILFLFKTIGKVEDKYRRLMKGTNSKNLEEMLLERIESVEEVKEISEKAIKECERLEVKMEECIQKVAIMRYKAFEDVGSDLSFSIALLDDKNDGVILTGIYGRQESTTYAKPVDKGISRYDLSEEELYVLNEACNKYEVNKKKK; translated from the coding sequence TTGGAAGCATTAATTAATTCGATTAATGAATTTATGCCATATATTATAATAGGAATGGCAGTAATAATAGTATTATTATTTATAATAATTTTATTTTTATTTAAAACTATTGGTAAAGTTGAAGATAAGTATAGAAGGCTTATGAAAGGAACTAATAGTAAGAATCTAGAAGAAATGCTGTTAGAAAGAATAGAGAGTGTAGAAGAAGTAAAAGAAATATCTGAAAAAGCAATCAAGGAATGTGAGAGATTAGAAGTTAAAATGGAAGAGTGCATACAAAAGGTTGCTATAATGAGATATAAAGCTTTTGAAGATGTTGGAAGTGATTTGAGTTTCTCAATTGCATTATTAGATGACAAAAATGACGGTGTTATATTAACTGGAATATATGGAAGACAAGAAAGTACAACTTATGCAAAACCAGTTGATAAAGGAATTTCAAGATATGACCTTTCAGAAGAAGAATTATATGTATTAAATGAAGCTTGTAATAAATATGAAGTTAATAAAAAGAAGAAGTAA
- a CDS encoding ParB/RepB/Spo0J family partition protein, which yields MGKKFALGKGLSALIPEDLVESEQQDEKGKMLIPLNEIRNDNNQPRKAFDNDKIAELTESIKTHGIIQPLILRKSDDGLYVIVAGERRWRAAKMAGLKDVPAIVMELSEKDVLEISLIENIQRQDLNPIEEASAYKKLLSDFNLTQEDLSKRIGKSRTAITNTMRLMNLDIRVQQYIIEGIITEGHGRALLGIKDKEIQYELSQKVIDENLSVRELERLVKRILEGKTSEEKETNNELNPYYKEIKNQLQSYFGTKVNISNKNNKGKIEIEYYSEDDLQRILDIIDI from the coding sequence ATGGGAAAGAAATTTGCTTTAGGTAAGGGATTAAGTGCGCTTATTCCTGAAGATTTAGTAGAATCAGAACAACAGGATGAAAAAGGGAAGATGCTAATTCCTTTAAATGAAATAAGAAATGATAATAATCAGCCTAGAAAAGCATTTGATAATGATAAGATAGCTGAATTAACAGAATCTATAAAAACTCATGGAATAATTCAACCTCTTATCCTTAGGAAATCAGATGATGGACTTTATGTAATTGTTGCAGGAGAAAGACGTTGGAGAGCGGCTAAGATGGCAGGGTTAAAAGATGTACCAGCAATAGTTATGGAGCTCAGCGAAAAGGATGTATTAGAAATTTCTTTAATAGAGAATATACAAAGACAAGATTTAAATCCAATAGAAGAAGCGTCAGCTTACAAAAAATTATTGAGTGATTTTAATTTAACTCAGGAAGATTTAAGTAAGCGAATAGGTAAATCACGAACGGCTATTACTAATACAATGAGGTTAATGAATCTAGATATAAGAGTTCAACAGTATATAATTGAAGGAATTATTACTGAGGGACACGGAAGAGCACTTCTCGGAATAAAAGATAAAGAGATTCAATATGAATTATCTCAAAAAGTTATTGATGAAAATTTATCTGTAAGAGAATTGGAAAGATTGGTAAAAAGAATACTTGAAGGCAAAACTTCAGAAGAAAAAGAAACAAATAATGAATTAAATCCTTATTATAAGGAAATAAAAAATCAACTTCAAAGTTATTTTGGAACAAAAGTAAATATATCTAATAAAAATAATAAAGGTAAAATAGAAATTGAATATTATTCAGAAGATGATTTGCAAAGAATATTAGATATTATTGATATTTAA
- a CDS encoding ParA family protein, whose product MKTICIFNQKGGVGKTTTNINLCSYLAMEGFKVLTIDIDPQGNTTSGLGIDKNNLDCSIYDVLISDVSMKESIVQSDLVNNLFISPSTMELAGAEVELINKSDRENIMKNKLKEIEDEYDYVFIDCPPSLGVLTINALTCADSVLIPMQCEFYALEGVSQLMNTVQLVKKSLNKKLEIEGVLMTMFDYRTNLSNEVLKEVQKYFKDKVYKTTIARNIRLAEAPSFGLPIVLYDNKCKGAEAYTNLTKEFLKRQ is encoded by the coding sequence ATGAAGACGATATGTATTTTCAATCAAAAAGGTGGAGTTGGAAAAACTACTACTAATATAAATTTATGCTCTTATTTAGCAATGGAAGGTTTCAAAGTTTTAACAATAGACATAGATCCACAAGGGAACACAACAAGTGGATTAGGTATAGATAAGAACAACTTAGATTGTTCTATATATGATGTATTGATTTCTGATGTTTCTATGAAAGAATCAATAGTACAAAGTGATTTAGTTAATAACTTATTTATATCTCCATCAACAATGGAATTAGCTGGGGCAGAAGTTGAATTAATTAATAAAAGTGACAGAGAAAATATTATGAAAAACAAGCTAAAGGAAATAGAAGATGAATATGATTATGTATTCATAGATTGCCCACCGTCATTAGGTGTATTAACTATAAATGCGCTGACTTGTGCTGATTCAGTTTTAATTCCTATGCAATGTGAGTTTTACGCGCTAGAAGGTGTAAGCCAATTAATGAATACTGTACAATTAGTTAAGAAATCCTTAAATAAGAAGCTCGAAATTGAGGGGGTTCTTATGACTATGTTTGATTATAGAACTAACCTTAGTAATGAAGTTTTAAAGGAAGTTCAGAAATATTTTAAGGACAAAGTGTATAAAACTACAATAGCACGAAATATAAGATTAGCAGAAGCACCGAGCTTTGGATTACCGATAGTTTTGTATGATAATAAGTGTAAGGGTGCTGAAGCATATACTAACTTAACCAAAGAATTCTTAAAAAGACAGTAG
- the noc gene encoding nucleoid occlusion protein: MNNEIIQIDIDKVIPNIYQPRKYFNEESIEELSESIKQYGIIQPLTVRKRGDVYELVAGERRLRAAKLANLNKVPCNIVDITDAESAEIALLENLQREDLNYIEEAEAYYNLIHDHSFTQDELAKRMGKKQSTIANKLRLLKLSTEVRGICLNNKLTERHARSLLTLPNEELQLKIIKKVINDGLNVKKTEELINKELLKISSEELKKKRKNTKNVLPAKLYVNTIKQVFEKFDIPAEYGYKDEEEFLELTIKIPKPKK, encoded by the coding sequence ATGAATAATGAAATAATACAGATAGATATAGATAAAGTGATTCCCAATATATATCAACCACGTAAATATTTTAATGAAGAGTCTATTGAAGAATTATCCGAGTCAATTAAACAATATGGAATAATTCAGCCACTTACAGTCAGAAAAAGAGGGGATGTTTACGAATTAGTTGCAGGTGAAAGAAGACTTAGAGCAGCTAAATTGGCTAATTTAAATAAGGTTCCTTGTAATATAGTAGACATAACAGATGCAGAGTCTGCTGAAATTGCACTATTAGAAAATTTACAGAGAGAAGATTTAAATTATATTGAAGAAGCAGAAGCATATTATAATTTAATACATGATCATAGTTTTACTCAGGATGAGTTAGCAAAAAGGATGGGAAAAAAACAGTCTACAATTGCTAATAAGTTAAGATTATTAAAATTAAGTACTGAAGTTAGAGGAATATGCTTAAATAATAAATTAACAGAAAGACATGCTCGATCACTACTTACTCTTCCAAATGAAGAGTTACAACTAAAAATAATTAAAAAAGTAATAAATGACGGATTAAATGTAAAAAAGACAGAGGAATTAATAAATAAAGAATTACTTAAAATTTCTAGCGAAGAATTAAAGAAAAAGAGAAAAAATACCAAAAATGTACTTCCAGCAAAATTATATGTTAACACTATAAAGCAGGTTTTTGAAAAATTCGATATACCAGCAGAGTATGGATATAAAGATGAAGAGGAATTTTTAGAGCTAACAATAAAGATTCCAAAACCAAAGAAATAG
- the rsmG gene encoding 16S rRNA (guanine(527)-N(7))-methyltransferase RsmG: MEFFNLMAKAAEDVGLQLSEQQYERFMKYMRLLQEWNEKINLTAITEDEEVVKKHFIDCIKAFKRDEFKKAETLIDVGTGAGFPGLPIAIMREDLKVTLLDSLNKRINFLNTVVQELGLKNVTTIHSRAEDGARNKDLREQFDISTSRAVANMSVLSEFCLPYVKIGGNFIALKGPSVEQEIQESRNAIGTLGGQLVDICEVNIEETELKHNLVVVKKIKPCEKIYPRKAGTITKKPIK; the protein is encoded by the coding sequence ATGGAATTTTTTAATTTAATGGCTAAGGCAGCAGAAGATGTTGGATTGCAGCTATCAGAACAACAATATGAGAGATTTATGAAATATATGAGACTGCTTCAGGAATGGAATGAAAAGATTAATTTAACTGCAATTACTGAAGATGAAGAAGTTGTAAAAAAACATTTTATAGATTGTATAAAGGCATTTAAGAGAGATGAGTTTAAAAAAGCAGAAACATTGATAGATGTTGGAACAGGGGCAGGATTTCCTGGATTACCAATTGCTATTATGAGAGAAGATTTAAAAGTAACTTTATTGGATTCATTAAATAAAAGAATTAATTTTTTAAATACAGTAGTTCAAGAATTAGGGTTGAAAAATGTAACAACAATTCATTCTAGGGCTGAAGATGGAGCCAGAAACAAGGATTTAAGGGAGCAGTTTGATATATCAACATCTAGAGCTGTTGCTAATATGAGTGTATTATCAGAGTTTTGTTTACCTTATGTAAAGATTGGTGGTAATTTTATTGCTTTAAAAGGACCTTCTGTAGAACAAGAAATACAAGAGAGTAGAAATGCTATCGGAACTCTTGGTGGCCAGCTTGTTGATATATGTGAGGTTAATATAGAGGAAACAGAATTAAAACATAATCTTGTTGTTGTAAAAAAAATAAAACCATGTGAAAAAATTTACCCTAGAAAAGCAGGTACAATAACAAAAAAACCAATAAAATAA